TTGATGTTCAGGGCCGCCACATTCACGGTGGGCGGAATGCTGTTCAGCGGCATGTCGATCAGCGTGGTGACCCCGCCGGCGGCCGCCGCGCGGGTGGCGGAGGCGAACCCCTCCCACTCGGTGCGTCCCGGCTCGTTGATGTGCACGTGCGTGTCCACCAGCCCGGGCAGCAGGGTTTCGTCCGCGGCCAGTTCAATGAGCCGCTCCCCGTCCAGCCCGGCGCCCAGCGGCACGACGGCGGCAATCACCCCGCGACGTACCCCCACCTCGGCCGGGATGGTTCCCTCGGGGGTAAGTACGGCGTGCCCGCGGATCACCAGGTCAAAGGGTTCAGGCGCCGACATATCCGGCAACTCAGCGGTCACGGCTGGCCGCCGAGCAGGATCTGGCGGTTGACGTCCTTATAGAGGAGGTAGCGGAAGTTCGACGGGCCGCCGGCGTAACAGGCCTGCGGGCAGAAGGCGCGCAGGGACATGTAGTCGCCCTCTTCCACCTCCACCCAGTCCTGGTTCAGCCGGTACACGGCCTTGCCCTCCAGCACGTACAGCCCGTGTTCCATGACATGGGTTTCAGCAAACGGAATGACGGCGCCGGGTTCAAACGTCACCACGTTGACATGCATGTCATAGGCGACGTCATCCACGGGGATCATCCGGGTGGTGCGCCATTTGTTGTCCGTGGCCGGCATGGGCGTGGGCTCGATGTCCGCCTCGTTGCCGAAGACCGGCTGCGGGGTGTGGCCCGCCAGCGGCTGATAGGCCTTGCGGATCCACTGGAACTTGACCGGTTCCCTGGATTCGTTGAAGGCACTCCACTGTGCGTCAGGCGGCAGGTAGGCGAATCCGCCGGGAGCCAGGACA
This genomic interval from Arthrobacter sunyaminii contains the following:
- a CDS encoding bifunctional allantoicase/(S)-ureidoglycine aminohydrolase, giving the protein MNTPQHNAQHRGTPRYYSAAGGLPAQTELLTGRAAVTEAYTVIPRGVLRDIVTSVLPEWTDTRTWILNRPVAGGATTFAQYLVEVAPGGGSTSPEPQPTVESFVFILEGTLTVRLHGEDHVLAPGGFAYLPPDAQWSAFNESREPVKFQWIRKAYQPLAGHTPQPVFGNEADIEPTPMPATDNKWRTTRMIPVDDVAYDMHVNVVTFEPGAVIPFAETHVMEHGLYVLEGKAVYRLNQDWVEVEEGDYMSLRAFCPQACYAGGPSNFRYLLYKDVNRQILLGGQP